The genomic window TCGCGCTTGCGACTGACCCGTTCAAAAATCGTATCGACAGAAGCGCGGAAACAAAGACACACGCCGGTTTTGCGAATAACCGCCCAATTCCGCTCCTGCGTAATAGCACCACCGCCGAGAGAAACGACCACATTATCCATCTTTGATGCCACGATAACCGCCTGGTGTTCCAACTGGCGAAATGTGGCCTCACCGTCTTGCTCAAAAATCTCGGGAATAGTTTTCCCAGCAGCATCGACCAGCAATTCATCTGTATCGACAAAAGCCCGCTTCAACCATCCGGCCAAAATGCGCCCAACTCTGGTTTTGCCGGTAGCCATAAAACCGGTGAGAAATATGGGTTTATCAGGTAGATCAAACACAGTGCTCTTCCACTATACGGTATCACATCTGTTCTGGTGCTTTCATCCCCAGCAAAGTTAGGCCCGATGCCAGCACCGTCTTAATCGCATAGACCAGTGCAACGCGGGCAGCCGTCAAATCCGCTTGTTCAGAAATAACCTGATGGGCATTGTAAAACCGATTGGCGACCGTACACAATTCAATCATAAGCGTTGTCACGACAGAAGGCTCGTATTCATCCGCAGCCTTTTGAATCTGCCCTGGAAATCGCGCGAGATATTTGACGACCTCAATGGCTTCTGATTCATTTAACAATGCGAAGTCAACATCCCGCGGCGGCAAAGTGCCGTCATAACGCCGCAACACACTGCAATATCGCGCGTGCGTGTATTGCAAATATGGACCGGTTTCGCCGTTGAAATTTAAAACCTCGTCCCAATCAAACACAATATCGCGCGTCCGTTTGGAATCC from Gemmatimonadota bacterium includes these protein-coding regions:
- a CDS encoding shikimate kinase, with amino-acid sequence MFDLPDKPIFLTGFMATGKTRVGRILAGWLKRAFVDTDELLVDAAGKTIPEIFEQDGEATFRQLEHQAVIVASKMDNVVVSLGGGAITQERNWAVIRKTGVCLCFRASVDTIFERVSRKRDERPLLVGLDDEGLKNKIEVMMAERERFYARADAFATSTNDHTPEDTAETALIELQRVLDRD